From the genome of Impatiens glandulifera chromosome 9, dImpGla2.1, whole genome shotgun sequence, one region includes:
- the LOC124915392 gene encoding zinc transporter 1-like → MMNLKPISFIFYAIIILILLPKSLHAECECESDTDDREREQSLKLKLIALASILVAGVIGVSLPNLGHKIPSLRAESDFFLVLKAFAAGVILATGFVHVLPDAFESLSSPCLGEKPWGKFPFVGLIAMASAVGTMMIDAFATGYYERANVKKVEGKIQVVGDEEMQEHEGHVHVHTHSANDHAHGHTHGTLENADLLRRHRVISQVLEFGIIAHSVVIGISLGASESPKTIKPLVVALSFHQFFEGLGLGGCICQAKFKARTALVMATFFSLTTPIGIVVGFGISNRYKENSPAALITEGMLNSASAGILIYMSLVDLIAADFMSQRMRSNFKLQFTSNVSLVLGLSCMSILAVWA, encoded by the exons ATGATGAATTTGAAGCCTATTTCATTCATCTTCTATGCTATAATCATTCTCATCCTTCTTCCTAAATCGCTTCATGCAGAATGCGAATGTGAATCTGATACAGACGACAGAGAGAGAGAGCAATCTCTCAAGCTTAAACTAATCGCATTAGCGTCTATACTAGTCGCCGGAGTAATCGGCGTATCACTCCCCAACCTAGGTCACAAAATTCCATCTTTAAGGGCAGAAAGTGATTTTTTCCTCGTACTAAAAGCCTTTGCCGCCGGCGTGATTCTTGCCACCGGATTCGTCCACGTCTTACCGGACGCATTCGAAAGCCTCAGTAGTCCATGCTTGGGAGAGAAACCTTGGGGGAAATTCCCGTTTGTAGGTCTGATAGCAATGGCTTCGGCCGTTGGTACGATGATGATAGACGCATTCGCTACTGGGTATTACGAAAGGGCAAACGTGAAGAAAGTTGAAGGAAAGATTCAGGTGGTTGGAGACGAAGAGATGCAAGAACACGAAGGCCACGTTCATGTCCATACTCACAGCGCTAATGACCATGCTCATGGCCACACTCATGGAACCCTAGAAAATGCAGATCTTCTTCGTCGTCATCGTGTTATATc GCAGGTATTGGAGTTTGGAATTATTGCACACTCTGTTGTGATTGGAATTTCATTGGGTGCATCTGAAAGTCCAAAAACAATAAAGCCACTTGTAGTTGCTTTGAGTTTTCATCAATTTTTTGAAGGATTGGGTTTAGGAGGATGCATTTGTCAAGCAAAATTCAAGGCAAGAACAGCCTTAGTAATGGCTACATTCTTTTCCTTAACAACTCCAATTGGAATAGTGGTGGGATTTGGTATATCAAACAGATATAAAGAGAATAGTCCAGCAGCTCTTATAACAGAAGGGATGTTGAATTCTGCATCTGCAGGAATCCTTATTTATATGTCATTGGTTGATCTTATTGCTGCAGATTTTATGAGTCAGAGGATGAGGAGTAATTTTAAGCTTCAATTTACTTCTAATGTCTCTCTTGTTCTTGGGTTAAGTTGTATGTCCATTTTGGCTGTCTGGGCTTga
- the LOC124915127 gene encoding 60S ribosomal protein L8-3-like: MGRVIRAQRKGAGSVFKSHTHHRKGPAKFRSLDFGERNGYLKGVVTEIIHDPGRGAPLARVTFRHPFRHQHQKELFVAAEGMYTGQFLYCGKKASLVVGNVLPVRAIPEGGVICNVEHHVGDRGVFARCSGDYAIVISHNPDDDTSRIKLPSGIKKIVPSSCRAMIGQVAGGGRTEKPMLKAGNAYHKYRVKRNCWPKVRGVAMNPVEHPHGGGNHQHIGHASTVRRDAPPGQKVGLIAARRTGRLRGQAAATAAKGDK; this comes from the exons ATGGGTAGAGTTATCAGAGCTCAGAGGAAGGGTGCTGGATCCGTTTTCAAATCACACACCCACCACCGCAAGGGTCCGGCCAAGTTTCGGAGTCTCGATTTCGGTGAACGTAATGGCTACCTAAAAGGTGTAGTCACGGAAATCATCCATGACCCAGGTCGTGGCGCCCCACTCGCCAGAGTCACCTTCCGCCATCCTTTCCGCCACCAACACCAGAAGGAGCTCTTCGTTGCTGCTGAAGGTATGTATACCGGCCAATTCCTCTACTGTGGAAAGAAGGCTTCTCTAGTTGTCGGAAATGTTCTTCCTGTCAGGGCTATTCCTGAGGGAGGCGTTATTTGCAACGTTGAACACCACGTCGGTGATCGAGGTGTGTTTGCTCGTTGTTCTGGTGATTACGCTATTGTGATTAGTCACAATCCTGACGATGATACCTCTAG AATTAAGCTTCCATCTGGTATAAAGAAGATTGTCCCAAGTAGCTGCAGGGCTATGATTGGTCAAGTTGCTGGCGGTGGAAGGACAGAAAAGCCGATGTTGAAGGCTGGTAATGCTTATCACAAGTATCGTGTGAAGAGGAACTGCTGGCCTAAGGTTCGTGGTGTGGCTATGAATCCAGTTGAGCATCCTCATGGAGGTGGTAACCACCAGCATATTGGTCATGCTAGTACTGTTCGTCGTGATGCACCACCCGGTCAAAAGGTTGGTCTTATTGCTGCTAGGAGAACTGGTCGTCTTAGAGGCCAGGCTGCTGCAACTGCTGCTAAGGGAGATAAATag